A window of Chromohalobacter canadensis genomic DNA:
TAAGGCATGAGCACCCCCTAGCGCTGCTGCTGCGTGCGGCATCGCTGCCGCGCAGCACGTTCTACTACCAGCTCAAGGCCCTGAGGGCTGACGATCTGTATGCGCCTCTGAAGGCGCGTATCCAGGCGATCTATGATCACCACAAGGGACGCTATGGCTATCGCCGTATCACCGCTGTGCTGCGCCAGGCAGGCGAGGCGGTCAACCACAAGACCGTCCAGCGGTTGATGCAGCAGCTGGGCTTGAAGTCCCGCGTTCGCCCCAAACGATATCGAGCTTATCGCGGCGTCGAGGGCTATGCCGCTCCCAATACGCTACAGCGTCGATTTCAAGCCCAAGGGCCGAATCAACGCTGGGTGACCGACATCACCGAATTCAAGGTCAATGACCAGAAACTCTACCTGTCACCGGTCATGGATCTGTATAACGGCGAAATCATCGCCTTCCAGACTGGGCCACGACCGGTATTCGGCCTAGTGAAGCATATGCTGAAGAGCGCCTTTGACCGGCTCAGGCCGGATGATCGGCCTCTATTGCACACGGATCAGGGGTGGCATTACCGCCACCCTAACTATCGTCGCCTGGTGGCGGAGAAGCGGATACTGCGCAGCATGTCACGGAAAGGGAATTGTCTGGACAATGCCGCTATGGAGAGTTTTTTCGGCACCCTGAAAGCGGAGTACTTCCATCTGAACCGGTTCGATACCGTTGAGCAGTTGCAGCAAGGCATTGCCGAGTACATCCACTACTACAACCATCAGCGGATCAAGCAGAGACTAAAAGGCCTGAGCCCCGTGCAATACAGGACTCAGGCCATGGCCGCCGGTTAAGAGAACTAACCGTCCAACGATTGGGGGTCAGTTCACATGGCTTGCCGGGCGTTTTTGTGTGGGCCGCGTTACCGCGGTGTCTCGCCCAAGGTCAATCGTCGAGATACGGGCCATGCAGGACGCGGTCAGCATGCCCCAGGCGGCTGGAGGCCGTGTTGTGCTGATGCCAGTAGGGATACAGCAGCGCCGGGCGGCTGACTTTCTCGATGGCGGCGATCTCGTCGGGCTTGAGCGTGAGCTCGGCGCTCGCCAGGTTGTCCTTGAGCTGCTCATCCTTGCGGGCGCCGATCACCTCAGTGGACACGCCGGATCGGGTCAGCGTCCAGGCTAGCGCCACCTGGGCGGCGGACACACCGTGCCCGTCGGCCACGTCGACCAGCACGTCGATCAAGTCGAAGAGCTTGTCCTCATCGTGGATCGGCGGCTCGGTCCAGCCCTGACTGAAACGCGTGCCATCGAGATGGCGCTGGTCGCGGCGATACTTGCCCGAGAGCAAGCCGCCCGCCAGCGGGCTCCACACCATGGTACCCAGCCCCTGATCGACGGCCGCCGGCATCAGCTCGTACTCGGCGTCACGGGCTTGGGCGGTGTAGTGGATCTGCTGGCAGATCGGCTTGATGAAGTTGTGCCGTTCGCAGACCTGGAGCGCCTTCATGACGTGCCAGGCGGACCAGTTGGAAACGCCGTAATAGCGAATCTTGCCGTCGCGCACCAGCTGATCCATGGTGGCCAACGTCTCTTCCAGCGGCGTAAGGCCGTCCCACTGGTGCATCAGGTAGAGATCCAGGTGGTCGGTCTGCAGCCGTTTCAGGCTGGCCTCGCACTGGCGCAGAATGTGATAACGCGACAGGCCGTCGTCGTTGGGGCCACCCCCCATCGGGAAGCGCACCTTACTGGCGATCAGCACATCGTCGCGCTTGGTCTTGAGCGCCTCGCCGAGAATCTCCTCGGAGCGGCCCTCAGAGTACATGTTGGCGGTGTCGAAGAAGTTGACGCCACGCTCGATGGCCATGTCGATCTGGCGCTGGGCGTCGCCCAGGCCGGTGTCGCCGACGCTGGCCATCTTGCCGACGCCGCCGAAGGTCATCGTGCCAAGCGTCAGTGCAGAAACGCGCAGGCCAGAATGGCCGAGATGACGATATTCCATGTTAGCTCTCCTGATTGATGACGAAATGGCGACCGTCGCCTTTACCATGCGCGAGGACGGTCGCGCCAGCGGCTACCAGTCCTCCCGCGCGGGAGGTGCCATGAATTCAGGGCCCACGGGGTCCGTGACGTGCTCCTCGATGATGGCATCGATATCGCGTAGATCGCTGGCGGTCAGCGACCAACCGCCAAGCGCGTCAAGGGGCGTCACCTGATCCGGACGTCGCGCACCCCACAGGGCGATGGCATTGGGATGGGAATCGAGCACCCAGCGCACCGCCAGGGCCAATACCGGCTTGTCGTGACGCTCGCGCGCGAGTTTCGTCAGCGCCTCGACCACCGCCAGGTACTGCGTGAAACGGGGCGCCTGGAATTTGGGATCGGATTTCCGCAGATCGTCGCCGGTGAAAGCCGAATCCGCGTGCATCTTGCCCGTCAACAAGCCGCGACACAGCGCACCATAGGCCAGAAAGATCAGCCCCTCACGCTGCGCATAAGGAATGATGTCGCGCTCAGCATCGCGCTCAAACAGATTGAGCGGCGGCTGCACGCTGTGCAGCGGCGCTGCCTGACGAAAGGCATCGCACTGCTCGGGGCTGAAGTTGCTGACGCCGATCGCACGGATCTTGCCGGCACTATAGAGGCGCTGCATGGCGTTGGCGGTTTCCTCCATCGGTACCCGGGGATCCGGCCAATGGATCTGGTACAGATCGATCGCTTCGGTGCGCAAGCGCCGCAGCGAGTCTTCCACCTCCTTCTCGATGCGCGCCGCCGAGGCATTGCGCACCACGCCGTCGCTCCCTTCCTGCCACTCGAGCGCCGTCTTGGTGGCGAGCACCACCTTGTCACGCTGCCCGTACTCAGCCAGCGCCCGGCCGACGACCTCTTCGGAGTGCCCGAACCCATAGGCCGGTGCGGTATCGATCAGCGTAATGCCGCGATCCAGTGCGGCATGAATGGTACGCACCGCATTGGCGTCATCGGCACCGCCCCATTTCCAACCACCGATGGCCCAGGTGCCGAGCCCCACTCGTGACGGCGTGAGGTCGGTCCCCGGTATCGTGATGCTTTCCATGTTGCTCTCCTTTGTCTGTCAGCGGCATACGTGCCGCTTCCCCGGAACGCTATCAAGCGTGGCCGCCGGCAGCGGCTTTGACAAGATTTGCAGGAGAGAAACCGCATACGGGCGAGCGCTCCCGGCGCCCCGCTGCGTCGAGCGGGGGCTTTTATCCGGGTGAAGCGTGTCGATCAGCGCATCATGCGCGCTGGTAGGTATTGACTCCGACGTGCTGGCCGCCGGCTCAGAACGCCCAGTCTTCGTCCTCGGTGCGCTCCGAACGCCCGATGACATAGGAAGAGCCGGAGCCGGAGAAGAAGTCGTGGTTTTCCTCGGCCCCGGGCGAGAGTGCCGCCAGGATCGCAGGGTTGACCGCTTCGGTGGCGCCAGGGAACAACGGCTCGTAGCCCAGGTTCATCAATGCCTTGTTGGCGTTGTAATGCAAGAACGCCTTGACCTCTTCGGTCAGCCCCACGTCGTCGTAGAGCGATTCGGTGTAATGCACCTCGTTGTCGTAGAGCTCGAGCAGCAGATCGAAGGTGGCGTCCTTGATCTCTTGCTGGCGCTCGGCGCTTTCCTTGGCCAGTGCCTGCTGAAACTTGTAGCCGATGTAGTAGCCGTGGACCGCCTCGTCGCGAATGATCAGGCGAATCAGGTCGGCGGTGTTGGTCAGCTTGCCGCGACTGGCCCAGTACATCGGCAGGTAGAAACCGGAGTAGAACAAGAACGACTCGAGGAAGACGCTGGCGACCTTGCGCATCAGCGGGTCATCCATGCGGTAACGGTTGAGAATCAGCTCGGCCTTGTTCTGCAGGTGCGGATTCTCTTCGCTCCACCGGTAGGCGTCGTCGACATCACGCGTCGCGCACAGCGTCGAAAAGATCGAGCTGTAGGAGCGCGCATGCACCGACTCCATGAAGCTGATGTTGGTGAACACCGCCTCCTCGTGGGGCGTCACGGCGTCTTCGATCAGCACCGGTGCGCCGATAGTCCCCTGAATGGTGTCGAGCAGCGTCAACCCAGTGAAGACACGAATAGTCAGCGTCTGCTCTTGCTCGGTCAGCGTGTTCCACGAGGTCACGTCGTTGGACAACGGCACCTTCTCGGGCAGCCAGAAATTGGCGGTGAGCCGGTTCCAGACCTCGAGGTCCTTGTCGTCCTGCAGGCGGTTCCAGTTGATGGCATCGACGCGCGTCAGAGGACGCGGTGTCGCGGTAGCGGTCATGGCGGGTTCTCTCATTGCCGACGGCGTGCCTGGCCTATCGCCAAGCCACGCCGATGATCTCGATGGAAGTGTCTATCGCGCGGGTACGTCGCCCGGTGTTACAGGGTGCAGGACACGCATCCCTCGACTTCCGTGCCTTCCAGCGCGGCCTGGCGCAGACGCACGTAGTACAGCGTCTTGATGCCCTGGCGCCAGGCGTAAATCTGCGCCCGGTTGATGTCGCGTGTGGTCGCGGTATCGCGGAAGAACAACGTCAACGACAGCCCCTGGTCGACGTGCTGCGTCGCCTCGGCATAGGTGTCGATGATCTTCTCGGGGCCGATCTCGTAGGCGTCCTGATAATATTCCTGGTTGTCGTCGTTGAGATACGGGGCCGGGTAATAGACGCGCCCCAGCTTGCCTTCCTTGCGGATCTCGATCTTCGACACCACCGGGTGAATGCTCGACGTCGAATGGTTGATATAGGAAATCGAACCGGTCGGCGGCACCGCCTGGAGGTTACGGTTGAAAAGCCCATGCGCCATGACCGAGGCCTTGAGCTCGCGCCAGTCGTCCTGGGTCGGCACGTGAATGCCGGCCTTGTCGAACAGCTCGCGGACACGCGCGGTACGCGGCCCCCACGCCTGCTCGGTGTACTTGTCAAAGTACACGCCGCTGGCATAGTCCGACGCCGCGAAGCCGGCGAAGGCCACGCCCCGCTCGATCGCCAACTGATTGGAAGCGCGCAGCGCGTGATAGGTCACGGTGTAGAAATACAGGTTGGTGAAGTCCAACCCTTCTTCGCTGCCGTAATGGATGTGCTCGCGGGCCAGATAGCCATGCAGGTTCATCTGCCCCAGGCCGATCGCATGCGAATGCTTGTTGGCCTCGGAGATCGACGGCACCGAATTGATGTCGCTCATCTCGGAGACCGCCGTCAGCCCGCGAATCGCGGTCTCGACCGTGGCCCCAAAGTCCGAGGAATCCATGGTCTTGGCGATGTTCAGCGAGCCGAGGTTGCAGGAAATGTCCTCGCCGATGCGCTCGTAGCCCAGGTCCGCCTCGTAATCGGACGGCGTGTTGACCTGCAGAATTTCCGAACACAGGTTGCTCATGTTGATGCGTCCGGCGATCGGGTTGGCGCGATTCACCGTGTCCTCGAACATCACGTACGGGTAACCCGACTCGAACTGGACTTCCGCCAGCGTCTGGAACAGCTCGCGCGCGCTGATCTTGGTCTTGCGGATACGCGCGTCGTCGACCATCTCGTAATACTTCTCGGTCACGCTGATATCGCCGAACGGCTTGCCGTAGACGCTCTCGACATCATAGGGCGAGAACAGGTACATCGGCTCGTTGCGCTTGGCCAGCTCGAAGGTGATATCCGGAATCACCACGCCCAGTGACAGCGTCTTGATGCGGATCTTCTCGTCGGCGTTCTCGCGCTTGGTGTCGAGGAAACGCAGGATGTCCGGATGGTGCGCGTTGAGATACACCGCACCGGCACCCTGCCGCGCGCCCAGCTGGTTGGCATAGGAGAAGGCGTCTTCGAGCATCTTCATGATCGGAATGATGCCCGAGGACTGGTTCTCGATATGCTTGATCGGTGCGCCCGCCTCGCGGATGTTGCTGAGCAGGAACGCGACACCACCGCCCCGCTTGGAGAGCTGCAGCGCCGAATTGATGGAGCGCCCGATGGACTCCATGTTGTCCTCGATACGCAACAGAAAGCACGAGACCAGCTCGCCGCGCTGCTTCTTGCCGCAATTGAGAAACGTCGGCGTGGCCGGCTGGAAGCGTCCGTGGATGATTTCATCCATCAACTGCCGAGCTACCGTCTCGTCCCCCTGCGCCAAGGTCAGCGCGACCATGCACACACGGTCCTCGAAACGCTCTAGGTAACGGCGCCCGTCGAAGGTCTTGAGCGTATAGCTGGTGTAGTACTTGAAGGCCCCGAGGAAGCTCTGAAAACGGAACTTCACATCATAGGCGCGCTCGAACAGCGACTTGATGAAGGCGAAGTCGTACTGGTCGAGCACCTCCTTCTCGTAGTAGTTCTCCTCGACCAGATACTCGAGCTTTTCCGCCAGCGAATGGAAGAAAACCGTATTCTGGTTGACGTGCTGCAGGAAGTACTGACGCGACGCCTCACGGTCCGCCTGCAGTTGCAGGCGCCCCTCGTTATCGTAGAGGTTGAGCATCGCATTGAGGGCGTGATAGTCCAGCGTCTGCGTCGTGCGACTCAGCTCGACGGACGACGCGTTCAAGGACGATGTATTCTCGGTGGTTTCCACGGTGTCATCCAGCATCTGTCATCTCCGTCGCCAGGCAGCCATGCACCTTGGCGACATCTTCAGGCGTTCCCATCAATTCGAAGCGGTGCAGCAACGGCACCTGGCACTTGTGCGCGACCACGCGACCGGCCAAGCCGAAGGCGGCACCGAAGTTGGTATTGCCGCCGGCCACCACGCCCTCGATCAAAGCCCGGTTGTGGGGATCGTTCAAGAACCGGATCACCGGTCCCGGTACCGCCGTACGTGGATCGCCATCGCCATACGTCGGCAAGATCAAGATATAGGGACGTTCCACGCGCAACGGGGCATCGTTACGGCTACGCGGGATGGCCTGCGCCGACACGTCGAGCTTTTCGACGAAGCGCCGCGTATTGCCCGATTGCGTGGAAAAGTACACTACATCGCGCATGCTGCCCCCTTCCTTATCACGCGAGTTGGCGAATCAACTCGGGACGAAAACCTGACCAATGCTGCGATTCCGCCGCCACGACCACCGGTAACTGGCGATAGCCCAGCGATTCGACGGTGCGTACCGCCTCGGGATCCGTGCTGATATCCACCACCGTGTAGTCGATTCCCTGCTTGTCGAGGGCGCGATAGGTGGCGTGGCACTGCATGCAATCCGGCTTGCTGTAAATCTTGATGCTCATGAGAATGATAAGCCTTTGTTTTCGCAAAGAAGTGAGATAAGACAAAAAATAATCGATCAGGGACGACGCGCCGCCATCTCAGGCACCGCGTCTCAATACACCATATATGGTAGTACAAACTGGGGAGCCCGCATAGATATTGACGGTGACGCAGAAATTCGTTACGCGCAAATCCGTCGGCAAAACCCATCTATGACGGGGGAGAAACGACTCAGCGACGCGCGGCCGACTTGGCCAGATAGCCTTCCATCAGCCATTGCAGCGGCCCGGCCCGGCGCGCGGCTCCCAAGGCCAAATGGCGCACGATACGCGCCGGGGGGCGCGTATCGCCGTACAACGCCACCAGCGCTCGCGAGGCATGCCACAAAGGCAAGATCACACGCTGATGGTGCCGCGCATACACCGCTAACTGCGCTGGCGCCCCGACATCCTCTACCGCCTTGTCGTGATGTGTCAGCGCATCGACCAGCCGACGCACACTGGCCAACCCGACGTTGAAGCCATGCGCCGTGACCGGGTGCAGCCCCACCGCTGCATCGCCCACCAACGCCACGCGATCGGCGACCAGATGCTCGGCACGACTGACCGAGAGCGGATAATCGTGCAACGTGCCACGGCAGCTCATCTCGCCCACGCTGCCCTGGTAAAGGCGCGTCGCCTCCGCCGCGAATGCTTCCGACGACAACGCCTTGAGCCATTCGGCGTCGTGTGGCGGGAGCGTCATCACCAGCGACGCGGTATCGCCCGCCAGCGGCAGCAATGCCAAGCCACGTTCACCACTGAACCATGACCAGGTCACTTCCCGATGGGGCCGCGCATGCGCCATGCGTCGCACCAGTAGACGCTGGCCGGTGTCGTGAATCTGCGCAGAGAGTCCCGCCAGGCGGCGCGTCGCCGACAAACGACCATCGGCGGCCACCACCAGACGCGCGGGAATTTGCGCCTGATCGTCGAGCAATACACTACGCCAGCCAGGGCCGGCGCCCAATGCACTCACCCGGCGTCCGGTGACGAGCTGGATATGTTCGACGCCCTGCACCGCCTCGAACGCGGCACGCCTGATGACATGGTTAGCGACGAGTTGGCCAATACTGTCTTGACCCTCTCGCCCACGGCCCTCTCCTCGTGCACTGGCCAGGGTCATGCCCCGCGGGCTGGCTCCGTTGTAGAGACGCGCCTCGCGAATCGGTGCCATCTGTCTTGCGGGGATATCGATGCCCGCCGCCGCCAGTTGCTCGCGCGAGGCATGGGTCAGGGCGATCTCACGTCCGTCGTCGTCAGGCGAAGCCAACGCCGTGTAAGGCGCGGCATCGATCAACGTGACCGACAAATCCAGCGCCGCCAGCTCCAATGCCAAGCACAACCCGATCGGCCCCGCGCCGACGATCGCGACATCTTTGATAGCAACATCCTTAAGAGCGACATCTCTGGCAGGTTGCGACATGCGCCCTCCGCGTCAAATGAGCGTACCCAGACTAGGCACGCCACCATCATAATCGACACGACGCTCGCGCGTCATAAGCGTGACAATGGGTCGCTATGTACGAAAAGTCGGCAAGACGACCCGGCAAGACCGGGTCGTCGTCACGTGTCGTTGGGTCGTGCGTCAGGCGAGGGTGACCTCGGGGGAGAGGTAGACGTCCTGAATGGCGTTGAGCAGTTCGACGCCTTCGTTCATCGGCTTCTGGAACGCCTTGCGTCCGGAAATCAGGCCCATGCCGCCAGCGCGCTTGTTGATCACCGCCGTGCGCACGGCCTCACCGAGGTCGGAATGGCCCTTGGAGCCACCGCCGGAGTTGATCAGCCCGGCACGGCCCATGAAGCAGTTCGCCACCTGATAGCGAGCCAGGTCCACGGGGTTGTCGCTGGTCAGCTCGTCGTAGACCTTGTCGTGGGTATGCCCGAAACCGACGGCACGATAACCGCCGTTGTTCTCCGGCAGTTTCTGTTTGACGATATCTGCCTTGAGGGTCGCCGCCATGTGGATCGCCTGGCCGGTCAAGTCCGAGGCGACGTGATAGTCCGTGCCCTCGTGCTTGAACGCCGGATTGCGCAGATAGGACCACAACACGGTGACCATGCCCAGCTCATGCGCGCGCTCGAAGGCCTCGCTGATTTCCTGAATCTGGCGCCGGCTCTCGGGCGAACCGAAGTAGATGGTTGCGCCCACCGCCACGCAGCCCATGTCGTGCGCCTGTTCGACCTGCGCGAATAGCGTCTGATCGTAGATCGCTGGATAGGTCAGCGTCTCGTTGTGGTTGAGCTTGAGCATGAAGGGAATCTTGTGCGCATACCGGCGCGCCACCGAGGACAGCACGCCCAGCGTCGAGGCCACGCCGTTGCAGCCCCCCTCAATGGCCAACTCGACGATGTTCTTGGGATCGAAGTAAAGCGGATTGGGTGCGAACGACGCCCCGGCAGAGTGCTCGATCCCCTGATCGACCGGGAGGAAACTCAGGTAGCCGGTCCCCGCCAAGCGGCCATGATTGTAAAGCGTCTGCATATTGCGCAGCACGTGCGGGCTGCGGTCGTTTTCCGACATCACCCGATCGATGAAATCTGGCCCCGGCA
This region includes:
- the nrdF gene encoding class 1b ribonucleoside-diphosphate reductase subunit beta; this encodes MTATATPRPLTRVDAINWNRLQDDKDLEVWNRLTANFWLPEKVPLSNDVTSWNTLTEQEQTLTIRVFTGLTLLDTIQGTIGAPVLIEDAVTPHEEAVFTNISFMESVHARSYSSIFSTLCATRDVDDAYRWSEENPHLQNKAELILNRYRMDDPLMRKVASVFLESFLFYSGFYLPMYWASRGKLTNTADLIRLIIRDEAVHGYYIGYKFQQALAKESAERQQEIKDATFDLLLELYDNEVHYTESLYDDVGLTEEVKAFLHYNANKALMNLGYEPLFPGATEAVNPAILAALSPGAEENHDFFSGSGSSYVIGRSERTEDEDWAF
- the nrdH gene encoding glutaredoxin-like protein NrdH, producing the protein MSIKIYSKPDCMQCHATYRALDKQGIDYTVVDISTDPEAVRTVESLGYRQLPVVVAAESQHWSGFRPELIRQLA
- the nrdE gene encoding class 1b ribonucleoside-diphosphate reductase subunit alpha, whose translation is MLDDTVETTENTSSLNASSVELSRTTQTLDYHALNAMLNLYDNEGRLQLQADREASRQYFLQHVNQNTVFFHSLAEKLEYLVEENYYEKEVLDQYDFAFIKSLFERAYDVKFRFQSFLGAFKYYTSYTLKTFDGRRYLERFEDRVCMVALTLAQGDETVARQLMDEIIHGRFQPATPTFLNCGKKQRGELVSCFLLRIEDNMESIGRSINSALQLSKRGGGVAFLLSNIREAGAPIKHIENQSSGIIPIMKMLEDAFSYANQLGARQGAGAVYLNAHHPDILRFLDTKRENADEKIRIKTLSLGVVIPDITFELAKRNEPMYLFSPYDVESVYGKPFGDISVTEKYYEMVDDARIRKTKISARELFQTLAEVQFESGYPYVMFEDTVNRANPIAGRINMSNLCSEILQVNTPSDYEADLGYERIGEDISCNLGSLNIAKTMDSSDFGATVETAIRGLTAVSEMSDINSVPSISEANKHSHAIGLGQMNLHGYLAREHIHYGSEEGLDFTNLYFYTVTYHALRASNQLAIERGVAFAGFAASDYASGVYFDKYTEQAWGPRTARVRELFDKAGIHVPTQDDWRELKASVMAHGLFNRNLQAVPPTGSISYINHSTSSIHPVVSKIEIRKEGKLGRVYYPAPYLNDDNQEYYQDAYEIGPEKIIDTYAEATQHVDQGLSLTLFFRDTATTRDINRAQIYAWRQGIKTLYYVRLRQAALEGTEVEGCVSCTL
- a CDS encoding IS3 family transposase (programmed frameshift), producing the protein MKNQYSDQFKLQVVQQYLSGDVGLEVVAHQLGLDYSMVRRWVEQYRQHGPLGWRQTRRHYSPAFKREVLERRWRDGLSIRQTEILFDIRAAGAIGRWERQYHSGGLTALEPKRTGRRPMPQKPPSPTPEPPADGERSHEELLEELAYLRAENAYPKKARCLGPRETGDDTGQKAQAVQGLRHEHPLALLLRAASLPRSTFYYQLKALRADDLYAPLKARIQAIYDHHKGRYGYRRITAVLRQAGEAVNHKTVQRLMQQLGLKSRVRPKRYRAYRGVEGYAAPNTLQRRFQAQGPNQRWVTDITEFKVNDQKLYLSPVMDLYNGEIIAFQTGPRPVFGLVKHMLKSAFDRLRPDDRPLLHTDQGWHYRHPNYRRLVAEKRILRSMSRKGNCLDNAAMESFFGTLKAEYFHLNRFDTVEQLQQGIAEYIHYYNHQRIKQRLKGLSPVQYRTQAMAAG
- a CDS encoding class I fructose-bisphosphate aldolase, with the translated sequence MTDIARLLGAEAETLLEHQCQTFRKEDLYLPGPDFIDRVMSENDRSPHVLRNMQTLYNHGRLAGTGYLSFLPVDQGIEHSAGASFAPNPLYFDPKNIVELAIEGGCNGVASTLGVLSSVARRYAHKIPFMLKLNHNETLTYPAIYDQTLFAQVEQAHDMGCVAVGATIYFGSPESRRQIQEISEAFERAHELGMVTVLWSYLRNPAFKHEGTDYHVASDLTGQAIHMAATLKADIVKQKLPENNGGYRAVGFGHTHDKVYDELTSDNPVDLARYQVANCFMGRAGLINSGGGSKGHSDLGEAVRTAVINKRAGGMGLISGRKAFQKPMNEGVELLNAIQDVYLSPEVTLA
- a CDS encoding aldo/keto reductase, with amino-acid sequence MESITIPGTDLTPSRVGLGTWAIGGWKWGGADDANAVRTIHAALDRGITLIDTAPAYGFGHSEEVVGRALAEYGQRDKVVLATKTALEWQEGSDGVVRNASAARIEKEVEDSLRRLRTEAIDLYQIHWPDPRVPMEETANAMQRLYSAGKIRAIGVSNFSPEQCDAFRQAAPLHSVQPPLNLFERDAERDIIPYAQREGLIFLAYGALCRGLLTGKMHADSAFTGDDLRKSDPKFQAPRFTQYLAVVEALTKLARERHDKPVLALAVRWVLDSHPNAIALWGARRPDQVTPLDALGGWSLTASDLRDIDAIIEEHVTDPVGPEFMAPPAREDW
- the nrdI gene encoding class Ib ribonucleoside-diphosphate reductase assembly flavoprotein NrdI, translated to MRDVVYFSTQSGNTRRFVEKLDVSAQAIPRSRNDAPLRVERPYILILPTYGDGDPRTAVPGPVIRFLNDPHNRALIEGVVAGGNTNFGAAFGLAGRVVAHKCQVPLLHRFELMGTPEDVAKVHGCLATEMTDAG
- a CDS encoding aldo/keto reductase — its product is MEYRHLGHSGLRVSALTLGTMTFGGVGKMASVGDTGLGDAQRQIDMAIERGVNFFDTANMYSEGRSEEILGEALKTKRDDVLIASKVRFPMGGGPNDDGLSRYHILRQCEASLKRLQTDHLDLYLMHQWDGLTPLEETLATMDQLVRDGKIRYYGVSNWSAWHVMKALQVCERHNFIKPICQQIHYTAQARDAEYELMPAAVDQGLGTMVWSPLAGGLLSGKYRRDQRHLDGTRFSQGWTEPPIHDEDKLFDLIDVLVDVADGHGVSAAQVALAWTLTRSGVSTEVIGARKDEQLKDNLASAELTLKPDEIAAIEKVSRPALLYPYWHQHNTASSRLGHADRVLHGPYLDD
- the ubiM gene encoding 5-demethoxyubiquinol-8 5-hydroxylase UbiM, whose translation is MSQPARDVALKDVAIKDVAIVGAGPIGLCLALELAALDLSVTLIDAAPYTALASPDDDGREIALTHASREQLAAAGIDIPARQMAPIREARLYNGASPRGMTLASARGEGRGREGQDSIGQLVANHVIRRAAFEAVQGVEHIQLVTGRRVSALGAGPGWRSVLLDDQAQIPARLVVAADGRLSATRRLAGLSAQIHDTGQRLLVRRMAHARPHREVTWSWFSGERGLALLPLAGDTASLVMTLPPHDAEWLKALSSEAFAAEATRLYQGSVGEMSCRGTLHDYPLSVSRAEHLVADRVALVGDAAVGLHPVTAHGFNVGLASVRRLVDALTHHDKAVEDVGAPAQLAVYARHHQRVILPLWHASRALVALYGDTRPPARIVRHLALGAARRAGPLQWLMEGYLAKSAARR